ACAATGAAACAATCTCTGTTTTATCATCTTCAAAATGTTCCATCTTTGTTAATTCAATTGCTCTAGGATAATCAAAAGTGGTCAAATATAAATGAACATTGGGCACTTTTCTTAATATCGCAATCATTTGATCGATATTTTTTGACGCTAATGCCGAAAATAAAATATGGATATCCCGATTTGGAAATTCCTTTTTCAGATTTTCAGCTAAGCGGCGCATCGCATGGTCATTATGGGCACCATCTAAAATAATTAATGGTTCAGCACTTATTTTTTCCATCCGAGCAGGCCATTGAGCCTGAGCTAACCCTTGATAAACATCTCTATCTGTAAAATTGATTTGGCGCATTTCACAGTAAAGATAGAACAGCTGGATTGAAACAGCCGCATTTTCTACTTGATGACGACCTAATAAAGGTACTTTGACTTTAGGTAACTTACCTGCGTCACCATAAAAATCAAAGATTTCGCCCCAATTTTTGTCGGGATGTCGATATTCTGCTTTATAATCTTTTTCATAACGATACACGCTACTGTGTTTTTCTGTCGCGACTTCATTGATCACGACAAACGCTTCTTCCTCGATGTTGCCAGTTACAACTGGAATTCCTTCTTTGATGATTCCAGCTTTTTGGAAGGCAATTTTTTCAAGTGTATCACCTAATATTTCTGTATGGTCTTTACCGATCGTAGTGATTGCTGTTAACATCGGTCTCACAACATTGGTACTATCTAATAAACCGCCAAGTCCAACTTCAACAATGGCGATATCAACTTGTTCATCTAAAAAATAATCAAGCGCCATAACAGTTAATGTTTCAAATTCAGTGATTCCTGCACTCTCAGGCTCTTGATCCATTTCTTTGATCAACTCTTGATATTTTTCCACATACTGGATGATATGATTGTCTGATATTCCATGTCCGTTAATGGCAATTCGTTCATTAAAATGTTCGATATACGGAGAAGTAAAAGTTCCTACGGTAAGTCCTAATTCTTCTAACATACAGCGTAAATATGTGACTGTAGAGCCTTTTCCATTTGTACCTGCAATGTGGATGGTCGGTACTTTTTCTTCAGGATTACCGACTCTTTTCAGTAATGCCTCCACCCGATCAAGACCTGGCCTAGATCCAAAGGGTAGTCTACTATGAATCCAATCGATTGCTTCTTCTATCGTTAATGACATCTTATCAACTCCTCATTATCCATTATATCGAAAGCTGAGGTGCTTTTCACTAATTAACGCCTTTAATTCTGTAATTGATCGATTCTATAAAAAAGAGTTAACAAATGGTTCATCACTTTCAAATAAAAACTACTATGATAAAATAAACAAGTCTCTATGTATGAACTAACTACTAATTCTTTTGCACCAACACCTAATCCCATGATAAACTAGAGTCTTGGAGAGAAATCTAACCACGTTTGTTTTATAAATAACGAGTTTTCAAAATTAATATTGTTGCAGGTAGTTCGTTTGATTTTCAAGGATTGATTGAACCTTTATCCTAAAACAGTTACAAATCATTAGAATAGAGGAGCAGTATAGTATGTCAAAAACAAAAAAAAGTTTATTGGTCACTGGAAGTTTTCTTCTTCCTTTCCTATTATTAATCATACTCT
This genomic stretch from Enterococcus haemoperoxidus ATCC BAA-382 harbors:
- a CDS encoding bifunctional folylpolyglutamate synthase/dihydrofolate synthase — protein: MSLTIEEAIDWIHSRLPFGSRPGLDRVEALLKRVGNPEEKVPTIHIAGTNGKGSTVTYLRCMLEELGLTVGTFTSPYIEHFNERIAINGHGISDNHIIQYVEKYQELIKEMDQEPESAGITEFETLTVMALDYFLDEQVDIAIVEVGLGGLLDSTNVVRPMLTAITTIGKDHTEILGDTLEKIAFQKAGIIKEGIPVVTGNIEEEAFVVINEVATEKHSSVYRYEKDYKAEYRHPDKNWGEIFDFYGDAGKLPKVKVPLLGRHQVENAAVSIQLFYLYCEMRQINFTDRDVYQGLAQAQWPARMEKISAEPLIILDGAHNDHAMRRLAENLKKEFPNRDIHILFSALASKNIDQMIAILRKVPNVHLYLTTFDYPRAIELTKMEHFEDDKTEIVSLWQFGLGEILEKMSADDLMLVTGSLYFVSQVRELLLNIGSGDGD